In Pantoea cypripedii, the DNA window TAATAAACTCGGCATTCTTGACGATAACCAGTTAGAGAAGTTATTGCCGAAGCAGGCTGAGAGTGGAGCCGCACCCACCGCGCCACCGCTGAAGCGCACCACCATGCGCGTACTGGTGGCATTACTGGTGCAGAATCCGCAATTCGCCGCCATGGTGCCTGCTCTCGAAGGCCTGGAGCAGTCAAAAATGGCAGGGTTGCCGCTGTTTGTGGAGTTAGTCAGCCGTTGTTGTGAGAATCCTGGCCTGACGACCGGACAGCTACTAGAGTTATATCGCGGGACAAATTTTAGTCAGACACTTGAAACACTGGCCACCTGGAACCACATGATAGTGGATGAAGAGGCGGAAACGGTGTTCCAGGACTCGCTGGCGAGCCTTTACGATTCCGCGCTGGAACAGCGTCTTGAAGCGCTCATCGCACGCGATCGCACCGAGGGGTTAAATGCCGCCGAACGTCGCGAATTCTGGGCGCTGAGCCAGGCACTGGCAAAGAAATAACCGTTTTAGACGCTCTGGTTGCCGATACCGTTAAAATGGCAGGGAACCGGGGCGATAAGCATTAGCGGAACCTGGCGAGAAGCCAGGCCCGAAAAAAGAATCCAAGCGGCTTAAGTGCCGAATACTCGAGGGCAAATGCCCTGGCCGCGACGAAGGCAGCGGCAAAAACACAACGCCTTCACTGTTATTGTTGGCTCGCTGCCGACCGACACCAATCTAATTAACAGAAGTGTGGATACCGTCTTATGGAGCAAAACCCGCAGTCACAGCTTAAGCTACTTGTCACCCGTGGTAAGGAGCAGGGCTATCTGACCTATGCTGAGGTCAATGACCATCTGCCGGAAGATATCGTCGACTCCGATCAGATCGAAGACATCATCCAGATGATTAACGATATGGGTATTCAGGTGGTGGAAGAAGCCCCTGATGCCGATGATCTGATGCTGAATGAAAACAGTGCCGATACTGACGAAGATGCTGCGGAAGCCGCCGCTCAGGTGTTATCCAGCGTTGAATCTGAAATTGGCCGTACCACCGACCCGGTGCGCATGTACATGCGCGAAATGGGTACTGTTGAACTGCTGACGCGCGAAGGCGAAATTGACATCGCTAAACGCATCGAAGACGGCATCAACCAGGTTCAGTGCTCCGTTGCAGAATATCCGGAAGCAATCACCTATCTGCTCGATCAGTACGATCGTGTTGAAGCAGGCGAATCACGTCTGTCCGACCTGATCACCGGTTTTGTCGATCCGAACGCTGAAGAAGATCTGGCACCGACCGCCACTCACGTTGGTTCTGAGCTGTCTGAAGAAGACCGCGATGATGACGAAGATGACGACGAAGAGAGCGATGACGACAGTTCTGATGACGATAACTCTATCGATCCGGAACTGGCGCGCGAGAAATTCGTTGAGCTGCGTACCCAGTACGAAACTACCCGTACTGTGATCAAGGCCAAAGGCCGTAGCCACGCTGACGCGGTTGCCGAGATTCAGAATCTTTCTGAAGTATTTAAACAGTTCCGCCTGGTACCGAAGCAGTTCGACTACCTGGTCAACAACATGCGTGAAATGATGGAGCGAGTGCGTACTCAGGAACGCATCATCATGAAATTTTGTGTTGAACTGTGCAAAATGCCGAAGAAAAACTTCATCACCCTGTTCACCGGTAATGAAACCAGTGAAAGCTGGTTCAAAGCCGCGCTGGCGATGAACAAGCCGTGGTCGGAAAAACTGCTGGAAGTGCAGGATGACGTCATGCGTTGTCTGCAGAAACTGTCGCAGATTGAAGAAGAAACCGGCCTGACCATCGAGCAGGTGAAGGATATCAACCGTCGTATGTCTATCGGCGAAGCCAAAGCGCGTCGTGCGAAGAAAGAGATGGTGGAAGCTAACCTGCGTCTGGTGATTTCAATCGCGAAGAAATACACCAACCGTGGTCTGCAATTCCTCGACCTGATCCAGGAAGGCAACATCGGTCTGATGAAAGCCGTTGATAAGTTCGAATATCGTCGTGGTTATAAGTTCTCAACTTATGCCACCTGGTGGATCCGTCAGGCAATCACCCGTTCTATCGCCGACCAGGCGCGTACCATCCGTATTCCGGTGCATATGATTGAGACCATCAACAAACTCAATCGTATTTCGCGCCAGATGTTGCAGGAGATGGGCCGCGAACCGACGCCGGAAGAACTGGCTGAGCGTATGCTGATGCCGGAAGATAAAATCCGCAAAGTGCTGAAAATTGCTAAAGAGCCAATCTCTATGGAGACGCCGATTGGTGATGATGAAGATTCACATCTGGGCGATTTTATCGAAGACACCACGCTGGAGCTGCCGCTGGACTCTGCAACGTCTGAGAGCCTGCGTTCTGCCACCCACGACGTGCTGGCTGGCCTGACGGCACGTGAAGCGAAAGTACTGCGTATGCGTTTTGGTATCGATATGAATACCGACCACACGCTGGAAGAGGTTGGTAAGCAGTTTGACGTAACGCGTGAGCGTATTCGTCAGATTGAAGCTAAGGCGCTGCGTAAACTGCGCCATCCAAGCCGTTCCGAAGTGCTGCGTAGCTTCCTTGACGACTAATCAGTCTGAAGCAAAAAAACCCCGGTTTACCGGGGTTTTTTATGCCTGCTCGTTTTTCTGCAACCATTCATACAGCTGTCGATAGGCGGATGCCATTGCTTCTACTGAGGCACGATTCAAACCACTTGGATTAGGTAACACCCACAACCGGGTATTGCCGAGAGTGTGTGGCTGCTCACCCCACTCCACTTTGCGCTGTCGAAATGCACGCTGGAACGCATCTTTGCCCAATACCGCCAACGCACGCGGCTGATAGTTCAGCACTTTCTCCTGCAATCGACTGCCGCCATCACGCAGCTCATCCCCCGCCAGTTCCGTTGCCTGCACAGTTGGTCTTTCCACCAGCATGGTAATACCGCAACCGGTCTCCAGCAGCCGCTGTTCCTGCTCCGGCTTCAGTTGCTCATGAGTGAATCCAGCCAGATGGATCACCTTCCAGAAGCGGTTACCCGGATGAGCAAAATGATAGCCGGTATGTGCCGAGGAATGGCCTGGATTGATGCCACAGAACAACACCTGTAAATGTGGTGCGATGATGTCACGAATGTTGTGTTCACTCATACCATCACCAGCCCGGCACGTTGTTTCACGGACAGACGACTGTCAGCCAGAATATGACTCGCCTCAGTGTCATCCGGGCAGGCGCGTGCCAGCGCCATGGCACCGACCATCTCAGCGAGGATGCTGGCGGCCAGCCTGTCCGCGTGAGGATTGCCGAGTTGCTGCAATGGCTGAGCCAGTCTCTGACGCACCACTTCGCGTCGTTGCGAAAACAGCGTGCGCGCCTCAAGTGGCAAATGCGCCATTTCGCTGGCAAGTGCGGGGAGAGGACACCCCTCACCTGGCGTGACACGGTGCACATCAGAGAGGTAATTGTCGATCAACTGATTCAACCGCTGCGCCGGATCTTCAATCTGCACAATCGCCGCTAACCGTTGCGCGGAATCTGCAAACATCTGTGCAATGACCGCTTCTACCAACACATCACGTGAGGCGAAATGAGCGTAGAAACCGCCATGCGTTAAACCAACACGCTTCATCAACGACGCAACACCAATGCTCTCCGTGCCGCATTCACGCATCACTTTAGCTGCCTCATCCAGTATGCGCTGACGCGTGCGCGCTTTGTGACTCAGCTTTTCCATCCTCTGCTCTCCGGTTCATCAGTTACGACAATCATAGTAATTATTACGACCATCATATTCCAGCTTGACGATAAATATTATGATCGTCATATTTAGCACATCAAATATGATAACCATCATTTAGAGGAATCGACCATGTCATCATCTCAACTGGCTTTAATCACCGGCGCATCCAGCGGTATTGGTGCAACTTATGCGAAACAGCTGGCTGCTCGCGGCTATAACCTGATTCTGGTGGCACGCGATGTCACCCGCCTCAATGCGCTGGCGCAGAGCTTACGTGAATCGGCTGGCGTGGAAGTCAGCGTCTTACCTGCGGATCTCACTAAAACGCAGGATTTGCAGCGTATCGAACAGGAACTACGTGAAAACCACCACATCACGTTGCTGCTGAATAACGCAGGTATGAGTGTCGAAGGGGAATTTATCGATGCTGACCTGGAACGCATTCAAACCATGCTGGCATTGAATATCGTGGCTCCGACGCAACTGGCTCATACTGCCGCGCAGGCGTTTCGCGCGCGTGGTCACGGCACCATCATCAATATCGCTTCCGTGCTGTCGCTGATACACGAACGCTTCAATGGAGCTTACAACGCGACAAAATCCTTTGTACTCACGCTGACGCGCGCCATGCAGCGCGAGCTGGTTGATAGCGGCGTACATGTACAGGCAGTTCTCCCCGGTGCTACCCGCACTGAAATTTTTGATCGTTCGGGCACCCCGATTACATCATTCCCGGCAGAGATGTTGATGGAGGTTGAGGATCTGGTCAGCGCTGCGCTGCGTGGGCTCGACGCTGGTGAGCTGGTAACCATCCCCTCACTGGAGAATACTGACCTGTGGCAAGACTTTGATAACGCACGTGTGGCGCTCCAGCCTTACCTGTCGAGCAATAAACCGGCGTCACGTTATCAGTAAGCATGATGGTAATGAGGGACAGGGCTTTCCCGCCCTGTCTCAGAATCATCTGCAGATTAGGTTATTTTTGCGACAACGGATGTGGGATCTGCGAATTTTCTCATTGATATCAAGGGGTCAGAGGCTGGTTTAATTTTCAGCAACCAGCTATCAATGGCTGGATCGCCCTGGCGAGATACTTTATAATCCCCGCTCCGCTGGCCCCTTAGCTCAGTGGTTAGAGCAGGCGACTCATAATCGCTTGGTCGCTGGTTCAAACCCAGCAGGGGCCACCAAATTTAGTGATATTAATCATGCATTTGAGCCGCTCTCCGAAGCGGTTTTTTTGTAGCCAAAAAATCGATTGGCAGCAAATTTTTTCTCACCCCCCTTCTGCTTGCTGACACCGCCTTTCGTGCAAAACGGCCAGCCCTGATTCACCAGGCTGCGAAGCTTCGCGCAGATGCTCTCGATGATGCCGCGGGTTCAGCGCGCCACCCACCGCCCATATCTGCGCTTCAGCCATCGTGTCCATGAGTACCTGGGCAGTGTGGGGAATCTCCGGTTAAGGGGTTTCGCTATGGTCGGCGCTCCGTAACGACGAGGCACGCATTGGCTGTTGTGTAATGGCTGGCACATGAGGAAAATGCCTTTCACGACAGTTAAATGATGCAAAAGCAATATTCTGATCCCGAAAAATGCATAAGGTGGTTTTTTACTCAATTTTCATCGTGTAGTATTCTGCAAGCTCACCTTTGCACAATGAATGTGCATAACAATGATTGATATATTAACCAGGAAGGTAACAGGGATGGCTTACAGTAATTATTACATTATTAACTGGATGGAAGCTGACAAAGAATTAGCAATCAGACTGGAGCATGCCCTTAAAGGTGTTAAAGATGAGGTATTGGAGAAAGGTCAGCAGCTCTCAGATGCTTTTACCCGCGCAACCTGGTATACATCATGCCTGACGGAAAACTATCAGGATGTTTGCAGTAAACTTAGCAATGAGGACGTCAGGTTTGCCAAGGGGTTAGTTGAACTCGTAAAAAGAAAAGATATTATATTTTTTCTTATCAGACTATATGTGGAGACCTATTTAAAGAGCGCGTCGGAAGATAAAATAACAAATATTTCCCGTGAGCTATCAAGGATGGGTTCGCATGCTGCCAACGGTGTTTTAACGAGTCGCGCCCTCACCTTCGCAGTCGCACAAGCTATTGCTCACTCATTTTCGCTAACATCCCATTTTGCGCGCAATAAAATCAGGAGTGGTGCACAATACGCCCTCTGGGGCTTAACCGTCTATAGCTTTGCAACTGAAGCGGCAAAAAAAGCAGAAGAACTACATAAGTACCAACCTGCGTATTATTCTGCTCTCTACAGCCTTAATCTCGAAATGATGTATTTTTAGTTGAACCTGTACTGTCACGCAACAATCACTTCCGTACTTTTGGTAAATCCGATAAAGAACTGGCCGAGGGCTTATACAGGTTAATGAAATGATAAGCAGACTCTTCAAGATAATATTTAAAGATCTTACCTGGTACTTTTCCGGGGCACTCCCCGCTATTCTGGTGGTTATTTTCTCCATGATTGCAGTAACTTACTGGGAAAAGTACGCGATCAGAAGCATAGGGATTTTCATCCTCTTTATGATTGTTACGTACATCTATATTGCAGTTAAATACAAAAAATAGTGTCGTTAAAAAATTCATAAGCTGCGAGATTTTTATCTTCCGTAGCCCTTATAACATGATGATACTGGCAGTTATTCCGGTTTCTGGGGCCAGCTGATATCCGGTGCTTTGCTGGTATTAATGGCCTGCACCGCCTGGATGTATTTCATCCATTCGGTAAGGCGGCTTTTATCATCGGCGTCACAGATAATGCCCAGCATCAGCTGTGTCTGTCATGCCTGCGTGGTGGTATTGGCACTGCTGATTAGCGTGGTTTTCTGTTTCTCAGCCTCTGCAACGTCGGCCTGCTTCTGTGCATCGGCATCCGTTACCCACGTTTCACAGTCCTATTGATCAAACCCGGTTGTACGTTTTCCCGGCAGGAGAATACGTGTTGAGAATGGAAAGTCTTCATTCAAGTGCCTGGCGACTAGATCAAAATCTTGGGCAAAGTCATCACTCGGACCGAGCTTTTTTAAGGTAGGTAATGGCAGTTAGTAAATGACCATCTGACAAATGGCAGGTGCAGATTTTCCCCAACGGACGCAACGGAAAGCGCATACGCCGCCAGTTTGCGACAAAAGGCGAAGCTCTGTCATATGAGAAATACGTAAAAGAACAGGCTCAAGATAAGCCCTGGCTGGGAGAGAAGACAGATAAACGGTGAGTAATTGAGCTAGTTGAATTGCGGTTCAACACGCATGGCATTACGTTGGCGGATGGGGAGAAGCGACGAACCACAATGGCATTCGCCTGCGAGGCGATGGGAAATCCACTCGCAACCGAGTTTAACGCGAAAATTTTCGCGTCCTATCGCGAGCATCGGTTAAGCGGGAAGATCACTCGCTCCAGTCGAGTTAAGACTGTTACGCCTCGCACGGTAAATTTAGAGCTAGCGTATTTCAGGGCGATGTTTAACGAACTGCGCCGATTGGATGAATGGACCGCACCCAATCCGTTAGAGAACGTGCGCGAGTTTAAGCTCAGTGAATCCGAGATGGCGTATCTCACCATCGAGGAAATTAGAATCCTTCTCACCGAGTGTGAGAACAGTCGCTCTAAAGATCTGACGACTATTGTGAAAGTCTGCCTGGCAACTGGTGTTCGATGGGGTGAGGCCGAAGGCTTGAAGGGAAGTCAAATCCGCGCCGGTCAGATCATCTACGTGAAAACTAAAGGCAAGAAAAACCGAGCGGTACCGATAACTGAAAAATTACAGGCTGAACTGCCACAAAGCAGGAAAGCGCAGTTGCCCTTTAAACCATGCTATTCAGCTTTTAGGAAATCCATACAACGCGCAGGCATTGAGACACCGCCAGGCCAGCTAGCACATGTTTTACGGCATACCTTCGCTTCTCATTTCATGATGAACGACGGTAATATACTTGTGCTTCAGCGAATACCAGGGCACACAGATATC includes these proteins:
- a CDS encoding TetR/AcrR family transcriptional regulator, with the translated sequence MEKLSHKARTRQRILDEAAKVMRECGTESIGVASLMKRVGLTHGGFYAHFASRDVLVEAVIAQMFADSAQRLAAIVQIEDPAQRLNQLIDNYLSDVHRVTPGEGCPLPALASEMAHLPLEARTLFSQRREVVRQRLAQPLQQLGNPHADRLAASILAEMVGAMALARACPDDTEASHILADSRLSVKQRAGLVMV
- the mug gene encoding G/U mismatch-specific DNA glycosylase translates to MSEHNIRDIIAPHLQVLFCGINPGHSSAHTGYHFAHPGNRFWKVIHLAGFTHEQLKPEQEQRLLETGCGITMLVERPTVQATELAGDELRDGGSRLQEKVLNYQPRALAVLGKDAFQRAFRQRKVEWGEQPHTLGNTRLWVLPNPSGLNRASVEAMASAYRQLYEWLQKNEQA
- a CDS encoding SDR family NAD(P)-dependent oxidoreductase, producing MSSSQLALITGASSGIGATYAKQLAARGYNLILVARDVTRLNALAQSLRESAGVEVSVLPADLTKTQDLQRIEQELRENHHITLLLNNAGMSVEGEFIDADLERIQTMLALNIVAPTQLAHTAAQAFRARGHGTIINIASVLSLIHERFNGAYNATKSFVLTLTRAMQRELVDSGVHVQAVLPGATRTEIFDRSGTPITSFPAEMLMEVEDLVSAALRGLDAGELVTIPSLENTDLWQDFDNARVALQPYLSSNKPASRYQ
- the rpoD gene encoding RNA polymerase sigma factor RpoD; protein product: MEQNPQSQLKLLVTRGKEQGYLTYAEVNDHLPEDIVDSDQIEDIIQMINDMGIQVVEEAPDADDLMLNENSADTDEDAAEAAAQVLSSVESEIGRTTDPVRMYMREMGTVELLTREGEIDIAKRIEDGINQVQCSVAEYPEAITYLLDQYDRVEAGESRLSDLITGFVDPNAEEDLAPTATHVGSELSEEDRDDDEDDDEESDDDSSDDDNSIDPELAREKFVELRTQYETTRTVIKAKGRSHADAVAEIQNLSEVFKQFRLVPKQFDYLVNNMREMMERVRTQERIIMKFCVELCKMPKKNFITLFTGNETSESWFKAALAMNKPWSEKLLEVQDDVMRCLQKLSQIEEETGLTIEQVKDINRRMSIGEAKARRAKKEMVEANLRLVISIAKKYTNRGLQFLDLIQEGNIGLMKAVDKFEYRRGYKFSTYATWWIRQAITRSIADQARTIRIPVHMIETINKLNRISRQMLQEMGREPTPEELAERMLMPEDKIRKVLKIAKEPISMETPIGDDEDSHLGDFIEDTTLELPLDSATSESLRSATHDVLAGLTAREAKVLRMRFGIDMNTDHTLEEVGKQFDVTRERIRQIEAKALRKLRHPSRSEVLRSFLDD